The following are encoded in a window of Cydia splendana chromosome 6, ilCydSple1.2, whole genome shotgun sequence genomic DNA:
- the LOC134791450 gene encoding 26S proteasome non-ATPase regulatory subunit 12 yields the protein MSMNDDLTSLDAGGKIVKMEVDYSTTCDEKIPLWKSWASKGKFQEAIDQLLALEKQTRTGADMASTARILVAIVQICFEAKNWTALNDQIVLLSKRRSQLKQAVVKMVQECYTYVDKTPDKETKVKLIETLRSITEGKIYVEVERARLTHILAKIREDEGNVAEAAKIIQELQVETYGSMDKREKVELILEQMRLCLAIKDYVRTQIISKKINTKFFEEENTQELKEKFYRLMIAVDQHNGAYLSVCRHFRALGVAGGADALIGSVVFLVLAPYDNEQADLTHRVNEDKDLDKLPDYKQLLGLFINPEIIKWNSLCQHYEKALRATPYFDSTDEKGQERWNDLKNRVVEHNIRIMSMYYTRISMKRMSELLGLTETETEEALSQLVVSAVVKAKIDRPAGVVHFSLNMNASDRLNEWSNNLNTLMQLVNKTTHLINKEECVHKHLLATAVE from the exons ATGTCGATGAACGATGATCTTACTAGTCTTGATGCCGGAGGCAAAATAGTAAAAATGGAG GTGGACTATAGCACCACCTGTGATGAAAAGATCCCCTTGTGGAAATCATGGGCCTCCAAAGGAAAATTTCAAGAAGCCATCGACCAGCTGCTGGCACTGGAGAAGCAGACACGAACG GGTGCTGACATGGCTTCAACTGCCAGGATTTTAGTTGCTATAGTGCAAATTTGTTTTGAGGCTAAGAACTGGACTGCACTGAATGATCAGATTGTGCTTTTGTCTAAGAGAAG atctCAACTTAAACAGGCTGTTGTCAAAATGGTCCAAGAATGCTACACTTATGTTGACAAAACGCCAGACAAGGAGACTAAAGTCAAACTCATAGAGACCCTGCGATCCATCACCGAGGGCAAGATCTATGTGGAAGTGGAGAGAGCCAGGCTAACACACATTTTGGCTAAGATCCGGGAAGATGAGGGCAATGTGGCAGAGGCAGCCAAAATTATTCAGGAACTTCAG GTGGAAACGTATGGCTCCATGGACAAGCGCGAGAAAGTAGAACTTATATTGGAACAGATGAGGCTGTGTCTTGCTATCAAGGATTACGTCCGGACACAAATTATCTCAAAGAAAATAAACACAAAGTTCTTTGAGGAAGAAAATACTCAG GAGTTAAAGGAGAAGTTCTACCGCCTGATGATCGCCGTAGACCAGCACAATGGAGCATATCTATCCGTGTGCCGGCATTTCCGGGCGCTGGGCGTTGCGGGAGGCGCGGACGCGCTCATAGGCAGTGTGGTGTTCCTTGTTCTGGCACCGTATGACAACGAGCAAGCTGATCTCACGCATCGGGTCAATGAGGACAAGGATCTTGACAAGCTGCCTGATTACAA GCAACTACTAGGCCTCTTCATCAACCCTGAGATCATCAAGTGGAACAGCCTGTGCCAACACTACGAGAAGGCGCTGCGAGCGACGCCCTACTTCGACTCGACCGACGAGAAGGGACAAGAACGATGGAACGACCTTAAGAACAGGGTGGTAGAACAT aacATTCGCATCATGTCGATGTACTATACGCGCATCTCCATGAAACGCATGAGCGAGCTGCTAGGCCTCACCGAGACCGAGACGGAGGAAGCGCTCAGCCAACTGGTCGTCAGTGCCGTCGTGAAGGCCAAGATCGACCGTCCTGCCGGGGTCGTGCATTTCAG CTTGAACATGAACGCGTCGGACCGGCTCAACGAGTGGTCGAACAACCTCAACACGCTCATGCAGCT